The nucleotide sequence aaagctctagcgatgatatattgtgaagatctagagttttggcAAAGGGGCGTGTCcttggcggcatgacaaacctcaacgcttcgccatggaacaagaagaccttataactcaaccacacaatgtctgatctgcctgaaacttcacatgattgataaaggtcctctcctgaacacatccccataacaataatgaagtgggcgtggcaaaatgactcgacagcgccacctagaaaaattaaacggacgagcccccgatctacgaatcacgcacatgcacgaaaattggcacacacctcaaacacgccaaaacatacgaaaaagtctcttggagccatatctcaaacccaacaggaagtcgaatatttttaacttcctgcggcgaataagtggcatttttgccatttccaggcgttgtattttaacgaactcctcctagggattttatccgaacGACACCGAAATTGGgctttgtcatctaaaggccttggcgatgttaaattgcgaagattaagagtttttgtcgatgggcgtgtctgtggcggcctcgcaaactttgacgattcgccacaaaacaggaagtcgttataactcaggcatgctttATCCTacctgcctcaaaattcacacgtttgataagagtcctgacctgaacactttaacatgccgatatccaggaaaagttatagcgccacctgctggccgtaggaaattacatgttttacactgtcacGAACTTCTCTCACAAATTTTATAGTATCAGCcccaaatttgggtggtgtcatctgaaagctctagcgatgatatattgtgaaaatctagagttttcgcaAAAAGGCGTGTCCgttgtggcatgacaaacctcaacgcttcgccatggaacaggaagtccttataactcaaccacacaatgtctgatctgcctgaaactccacatggttgataaaagtcctctcctgaacacatatgCATGCCAATAttagtcagtcatagcgccacctagtgacggagggaattttggcttataactcaaccacacaatgtccgatcagcgtgAAACTTAACATagtggataaaagtcctctcctgaacacatctacataacaatattgagtctggcatagcgccacctgctggcagaaggtagttttgctaacaactcagccccacaatgtctaatctgcctgaaacttcacatgattgattaaaatcctcttctgaagacatcAACATACCAACATTAAGACAGtcaaagcgccacctgctggcaacaggaagtttggcttataactcagccaaacaacgtccgacctgcctgaaaattcacatggttgatgagattcctctcctgaagacatctacataccaatcttgagtcacagtcatagcgccacctgctgacaggaggaagtttggcataaatctgtgattttctcggcttctttatatatatcggcttaaaatattattgttcgctgttctctatcatcctgaggccaccgggcggcggtgagcccgggtgcgaggtccctatcatcgctgcttgcagctttaattattattattattattattattattattagggaccgagcaccgaacggtgcaaggccctattggaattgctccgtttattattattattattcttctctccaatgaatcgcgattttgagggtctaaacatgcccgaaaactcacgcaactttgcacacacctcagaagtggcgaaaatttacgttttttatgggcttcggaagtgggcgtggcaaaatgactcgacagcgccacctagaaaaattaaacggacgagcccccgatccacgaatcacgcacatgcacgaaaattggcacacacctcaaacacaccaaaacatacgaaaaagtctcttggagccatatctcaaacctaacaggaagtcggatatttttgacttcctgcggcgaaaaagtggcgtttttgccatttccaggcgttgtattttaacgaactcctcctagggattttatccgatcgacaccaaaattgggttttgtcatctaaaggccttggcgatgttaaattgcgaagctttagagtttttgtcgatgggcgtgtctgtggcggcctcgcaaactttgacgattcgccacaaaacaggaagtcgttataactcaggcatgcattatccgatctgcctcaaaaatcacacgtttgataagagtcctaaCCTGAACACGTGTACTTGCCGATattcagatacagttatagcgccacctgctggctacaggaaatgacatgttttacatcgtaacaaactcctcccataAATTTTTTCGTGTccgcaccaaatttgagtggtgttatctgaaagccctagcaatgatatattgtgaagatcttgagtttttgcagaggggtgtgtccgtggcggcatgacaaacctcaacgcttcgccatggaacaggaagtccttataactcaaccacacaatgtccaatctgcctaaaacttcagatggttgataaaagtcctctcctgaacacatcctcataacaataatgaagtgggcgtggcaaaatgactcgacagcgccacctataaaaattaaacggacgagcccctgatctacgaatcacgcacatgcacgaaaattggcacacacctcaaacacgtcaaaacatacgaaaaagtctcttggagccatatctcaaacccaacaggaagtcggatatttttaacttcctgcggcaaataagtggcatttttgccatttccaggctttgtatcttaacgaactcctcctagggattttatcctatcgacaccaaaattgggttttgtcatctaaaggccttggcgatgttaaattgcgaagctttagaggtttcatcgatgggcgtgtccgtggcggcctcgcaaacgttgatgattcgccacaagacaggaagtcgttataactcaggcatgcaatattcgatctgcctcaaaattcacacatttaataaaagtcctgacctgaacaggtttacgtgccgatatccagttacagttatagcgccacctgctggctacaggaaatgacatgtttgacactgtaacaaactccttccacaaactttcccgtatcagcaccaaaataaagtggtgtcatctgaaagctctagcgatgatatattgtgaagatctagagtttttgcagaggggcgtgtctgtggtggcatgacaaacctcaacgcttcgccatggaacaggaagtccttataactcaaccacacaatgtctgatctgcctgaaacttcacatgattgataaaagtcctcttctgaacacatctacataacaatattgagtcagtcatagcgccacctgctggcagaaagtagattggcttataactcaaccacacaaactccgatctgcctgaaacttcacaaggttgatgaaagtcccctcctaaacacatctacataacaacattgaatctgtcatagcgccacctgctgacaaaaggcagtttggcttataactcagccaaacaatgtccgatctgcctaaaacttcacatggttgataagtttcctctcctgaagacatctacataacaatcttgagtcacagttatagcgccacctgctgacaggaggaagtttggcataaatctgtgattttctcagatatttttaatatatcggcttaaattattactgttcgctgttctctgtcatcctgatgccaccgggcggcggtgagcccgggtgcgaggtccctatcatcgctgcttgcagctttaattagggaccgagcaccgaacggtgcaaggccctattggaattgctccgtttattattattattattcttctctccaatgaatcgcgattttgaggggctaaacaagcCCGAAAACtaacgcaactttgcacacgcctcagaagtggcgaaaatttacgttttttatggtcttctgaagtgggcgtggcaaaatgactcgacagcgccacctagaaaaatttaacggacaagcccccgatccacgaatcacgcacatgcacaaaaattggcacacacctcaaacatgccaaaacatacaaaaaagtctcttggagccatatctcaaacccaacaggaagttggatatttttgacttcctgcgacgaaaaagtggcatttttgccatttccaggcgttgtattttaacgaactcctcctagggattttatccgatcgacaccaaaattgggttttgtcatctaaaggccttggcgatgttaaattgcgaagctttagagttttcatcgatgggcgtgtccgtggcggcctcgcaaactttgacgattcgccacaaaacaggaagtcgttataactcaggcatgcattatccgatccgcctcaaaattcacacgtttgataagagtcctgacctgaacaagtttacatgccaaaatccagatacagttatagcgccacctgctggccacaggaaatgacatgttttacatcctaacaaactcctcccacaaatttttttgtatcagcaccaaatttgggttgtgttatctgaaagctctagcgatgatatattgtgaagatctagagttttcgcagaggggcgtgtccgtggcggcatgacaaacctcaacgcttcgccatggaacaggaagtccttataactcaagcacacaatgtccgatctgcctgaaacttaacatggtggattaaagtcctctcctgaacacatcctcataacaataatgaagtgggcgtggcaaaatgactcgacagcgccacctataaaaattaaacggaagagcccctgatctacgaatcacgcacatgcacgaaaattggcacacacctcaaacatggcaaaacatacgaaaaagtctcttggagccataactcaaacccaacaggaagtcggatatttttaacttcctgcggcaaataagtggcatttttgccatttccaggctttgtatcttaacgaactcctcctagggattttatgctatcgacaccaaaattgggttttgtcatctaaaggccttggcgatgttaaattgcgaagctttagaggttttgtcgatgggcgtgtccgtggcggcctcacaaactttaactattcgccacaaaaccggaagtcattataactcaggcatgcattatacgatctgcctcaaaattcacatgtttaataagagtccagaccagaacaagtttacatgccgatatccagatacagttatagcgccacctgctgaccacagaaaatgtcatgatttacaaagtaataaactcatcccacaaatgttttcatatcagcaccaaatttggttggttgtgtatctgaaagctcaagcgatgatatattgtgaagatctagagttttcgtagaggggcgtgtatgtggtggcatgacaaacctcaacgcttcgccatgaaaaagGAAGTGCTTATAACTCAggcacacaatgtctgatctgcctgaaacttcacatggttgattaaattcctctcctgaagacatctaaatgccaatattgagtcagtcatagcgccacctagtgacagaaggtagttttgcttataactcagccacacaatgtccaatcagcctgaaacttcacagggttgataaaagtcctctcctgaagacatctacgtgccaatattgagtcacagtcatagcgccacctgctggcaacaggtagtttggcttataactcagccacacaatgtccgatctgcctgaaacttcacatggttgataaaagtcttctcctgaagacatctacatgacaatactgtcacagtcatagcgccacctgctgacaggaggaagtttggcataaatctgtggatttctcaggttttttatatatatcggcttaaattgttattgttcactgttctctgtAATCCttaggccaccgggcggcggtgagcccgggtgcgaggtccctatcatcgctgcttgcagctttaattattattattattcttctctccaatgaatcgcgatttagaggggctaaacatgcccgaaaactcacgcaactttgcacacgcctcagaagtggcgaaaatttacgtttaatatgggtctcggaagtgggcgtggcaaattgactcgacagcgccacctagaaaaattaaacggacgagcccccgatccacgaattacgcacatgcacgaaaattggcacacacctcaaacatgccaaaacatacgaaaaagtctcttggagccatatctcaaacccaacaggaagtcggatatttttaacttcctgcggcgaaaaagtggcatttttgccatttccaggcgttgtattttgacgaactcctcctagggattttatccgatctaCACCAAAaatgggttttgtcatctaaaggccttggcgatgttaaattgcgaagctttagagttttcgtcaatgggcgtgtccgtggcggcctcgcaaactttgacgattcgccacaaaacaggaagtcgttataactcaggcatgcattatccgatctgcctcaaaattcacacgcttgataagagtcctgacctgaacacatttacatgccaatatccagatacagttatagcgccacctgctggccacaggaaatgacatgttttacagagtaacaaactcctcccacaaattttatcataTCAGCACCAAAGTATGatagtgttatctgaaagctctagcgatgatatattgtgaagatctagagttttcgcagaggggcgtgtccgtggcgacatgacaaacctcaacgcttcgccatggaacagaaaGGCtatataactcaaccacacaatgtccgatctgcctgaaacttcacatggttgataaaagtcctctcctgaacacatccacataacaatgttgcagtgggcgtggcaaaattactcgacagcgccacctaccaaaattaatcggacgagcccctgatatacgaatcacgcacatgcacgaaaattggcacacacctcaaacatgccaaaacatagaaaaaagtctcttggagccatatctcaaacccaacaggaagtcggatatttttaactacctgctgtaaaaaagtggcgtttttgccatttccaagcgttgtattttaacgaactcctcctaggtattttatccgatcaacaccaaaatttggtttttTCATCTAAAGGCCTtcgcgatgttaaattgcgaagatttagagttttgcagaggggcgtgtccgttgTGGCATGagaaacctcaacgcttcgccatggaacaggaagtctttctaactcaaccacacaatttctgatctgcctgaaacttcacacggttgataaaagtcctcttctgaacacatctatATGCCAATATTGaatcacagtcatagcgccacctgctggcagaaggtacttaggcttataactcagccagacAATGTCTGAACagcttgaaacttcacatggGTAATTAAAATccactcctgaagacatctacaaaacaatattgagtcacagtcatagcgccacctgctggcaaccagAAATTTGGCTTACaactcagccaaacaatattcgatctgcctgaaaatttacatggttgataagattcctttactgaaggcatctacataacaatcttgagtcacagttatagcgccacctgctgacaagaggaagtttggcataaatctatgATTTCCTtaggttttttatatttatcggcttaaattaatattgttcgctgttctctgtcatcctgaggccaccgggaggcggtgagcccgggtgcgaggtccctatcatcgctgcttgcagctttaattacaaattatttttccaacaatatgcaattcagacaaataaattattattgtacatgtatgttctagtgctttgtgtgattttttaatctgttgattttaatgcttaatgtaattttcacacattttccttaaatgctttaagcattattaatgttttaaaaaatggaatattttgtaattgtgtctggtttaatgtcagtagtactaaGTACAATTGGggttttttctcaacaatatgcaggtcagatacttaaattagttttttacatGTATGTTCATGTGCTTTGtcgttttcaatgtttttttgaatgattgaaatgtaatgttttgacacaattttcttaaatgtttaagcatcaccaatgttttaaataaagtgtttattttgataatttctaattgagtcttttttattttaatagtattaaaataatgttaataaaattatattataaaatatttagaacaaaattaaaaggtttacagtggTTAACTGTTTACTTAGTTTTTAGAGTaattaaccattttcagacactacggtaacatgctgtaaactgATTTAcggttgtatactgtaaatctcaaATACAGTATCTTACTGTAAAAtgcctttgaaatgtctaacagtgtaccgGATCCATTAAAACATGAACGCGCCTTTTCTTTCAACTAGCGGAGTGTGAGGGATCACGGGACTGATGGAGATTTTTCTGTGGGGATTAAAAGTTCAGTtttacaacaataccacagtatagccaacctagtgctgtgtttgttcctgacATTTTTCTGATTCTTGATACAATATCCTACCCTGCAGCACGGGATTCGTCAGCCATTTACTATTAAAGCAAGAAGCAGCAGAGACTGTTATGTACGGGACTtcgtcagtaactgttacagttcatatggacccaTTTCTTCATCCtctggatcataacatgtaagtgtaatttaAATGGTTGCCTCAGTTTGCAGTGAAAAAATCACTTATGTACCCCAGTTTCATGGAAGAGCAGTGGGTTGCAttcacctcatcagcacagctgtttcctccagtgaaaaatgtaactcttaacgaacatttcactatttttatttcaaaatgaactacctatataacacacacacacacacacacacacacacatatatatatatatatatatatatatatatatatatatatatatatatatatatatatatatatatatatatatattattattattattcagatcaTGAAATATGTGAATAAGCCTGTAgttacataatatttatatttatgccatttattcaaaatatatttctAGTTTTAGTTATTGACTGGCCTTATatggaaacaaaaaatgcacCTGAATATAGAAAGTGGTTTGTACTACTGTACACAGGTGTGTTGAGCCTATTTGGCTCATTCAAATGGCTACAGCATACAACCCTAGCATATTAGACAAACTTTTTAGTATTATAGTATTACTCAAATACACTACTAAAGTGTATTACTATTACTTTACAACTTATGAATTTAATATTaggcttattatatatatatatatatatatatatatatatatatatatatatatatatatatatatatatatatatatatatatatatataatttatttatttattatttttgtattactattatttttattatttactttttatcatAAAATCACCCCTGGTGTGCTGAGTTTTAGCTGATCAAAATCAATCTAATAGCTACTGTATTATGttaaacaaacacttttttaatttatttgttcccTAAATTATATAGGTTAATCAATATGTGTGACTTGATTTGTGCttaagaattaaatatatattctatTTTATCATAGGctacacattttttaaagatattcaATATTTCTATCATTCAAATTTCTATCATATCATATGCACCTGACTGAATACAAGTGTGTTTTGTGCTTGTTTAAATCAACTGATAATAGCGTACTGTACCTTTAAGACAGAATTCGAACGAGTTCTAAAAACGTCACGGCGCAGAACATATTCCACGTTGTTACAGCACTTGCAGCATTTGTGACTTGTTTAATGAAAGAAGTGGTGAAATTGAAAACTTTTGCGTTTTAATGAACACTGAATCttcatttatgacaatttgcGATTCACAACGATTTATTCACAGCACGAGTACTCTCCCCAACTCTACCTCAATGGAGAACAACTCAGCAGGTACACTTTTTGGATATTTTCAAGCACAATTAGCGCCCATTTCCAGTAATTGTGTGGTGAATTCTCATATTGTTTTTTTAGATAGTTTAGAAACATTTCTAGCGTTTATTTCACTGTGAATAAAGGGGAATGTAAAATGCAGGGTAATGTAATATACGTCCATATAAGTAACTTATGTACCTACATGTGTTGGTTTAGTGTCCAGAATTTGTATGTGTGTAGtgtcttttttaaattaatttagtttctTATCACAGATGTATTGAAGTCTTTATTCCAAAATAAACCTGCTTGCTcatttaaacaactaaaatacttaaaataaatcaACTTTTGGTTGTTATGACGAAGATTGATTATGGTAAAGAAATATTTGTTAGTGaaagtgtaaataataaaatacaatatgattCTTTTTTTGAGTGAAATGGAAAGAACCAGCAATGAACCTTGCACATCTGTAGCTAATAACCTTTTTCTTCTAGAGTTTGCACCCGTGTCGTGGGATAAGCTTGTTACAaatgtaatgatgacaaaaaaaatgtacattctcTGATTATACTTGGCCAGTAGTGTGTGCGTAATTGAGTTGACTGTAGCAGTAGTGAGAGCTGCAATTcagatgtaaatacatttttatttacaacaaaaaaaaagttccaaCAAAGTGTAAATCAGTCTCATCTTATGCATTTGTAGAAAGTTCAATGAATGAGCTTGATAGAAATGAGCACATTTACATGGCCAAATCGCTTGATCACtctcaaaaactaaaataaataaaagtcattagGGTTACTTTTAAAATTGCATGTTGCtatataaatgacatttaattatGAATTGGGGATGGAGCTGAACATTATTATTcctgcagcatatgttttagtgtATCGAATAACTCAGAAATATTGATGATCATGGTTTTTTATATAGCATAGGGCAATACCACAGAGGGCAATACAtatatttaagtttaaagtaaaatcTTTAGTTATTTACATTTGATAAAGGTCAatcttttttctaaaatgtatttctttttttctttcagagaAACAACCAGAAAGCAGGAAGAACATCTTCCCTGCGCTGTTCAGAAATATTTTTCTGACAGTAAAAGGTCGTCGACGAGGCAATGTAGTGTCTACACCACAGCCTACGTCCGACATGGATTTATATGATCCACAGCCAGGCCCATCCGGCCTCCAGTACACGGCTGTACAGGATCATACTGATACTCAATCGGGTCCATCTAGTCTCAATCCAACAACTTCTGACACAAATACAGCTTATCCCGAGGCTGAAGGTGGGTCTAGTGTCATTTTATTtctgtcctgtttctgtcatttgACTTTATTAACTATTCATTAGGTTTTTATTAAGTAGGTTTGTTAGTTCTGGGATtataaaattgtttgttttaatgatcTGACCTTTGAAGTTTTAAATTTTAACATCTGTAGGGACTTTTTAACACTTTAGTTTCTGCTTCTTGCATTTTCagagaaacaaacaaaatcaaagaTGAACAAAATCAGCGCCTTCTTCAAAAGAAGGTGGCGAGCTGTAAAACGTGCATCAACATCGCACAAGAAGAACAACAAAATGGCTCCACAGCTCGACAACAATATTTCTATTTTTGAGCCATTGACCCTGAGAGATCCCCTTGAAGATCTGCAATCTGGTCTATCCATCCCAGATCGAGATCCAGATGTTCCTGAGAAAACACTTCTAGAAGAATGTGACCTTCTGCTGAAGGGCTTGCAGAATCTGAATGATCCTCCAGCCCCATCAACATTTCCAGGTCCTGCTCTCAAGAAAAGATATATTGGAAATCCAACTTGGCTAAGAACGGTTTCCAATCCAGGACCATGTACCCGTGAGTATTTGACCAATTATTGTTCCTCCATACATTAGACTGGATTTAAGAAAGTCTGTCTATTTAAACACATGTCATATGTCTAGTTCTACATCTGGTATTCATGTGTCATGTTGTCATACACTACACTCAACCCATTACACCTGTATTGACTTGCTCTTTTGCAGTTCCACTTTCTGAGCTTTATGAAGTAGAAGAGGAAATTGGAAAAGGATTCTTCGGCAGAGTGTGCAAAGGGATCCGGAAATCTGATGGCAAACAGGTAGAATCTCTCTTGCTGTGTTCACCAACTGTAAAGAGATCAGTGCTTtcatttttgccatttttcaGAGTCAATGAAGGGTTAATTTTTCCAGTTTATACCATCCAGTGGGCTTAAAAATGTAATTGCTGCTTTTTTTCTGGCAGGTCGCCATCAAGTTTACAGCGAAGCGGGAGACAGACCGGTATATCACAATTGTAAGTCGGCAATGCACGTGATGCAgaatata is from Danio rerio strain Tuebingen ecotype United States chromosome 14, GRCz12tu, whole genome shotgun sequence and encodes:
- the pimr193 gene encoding pim proto-oncogene, serine/threonine kinase, related 193 isoform X1, translated to MNTESSFMTICDSQRFIHSTSTLPNSTSMENNSAEKQPESRKNIFPALFRNIFLTVKGRRRGNVVSTPQPTSDMDLYDPQPGPSGLQYTAVQDHTDTQSGPSSLNPTTSDTNTAYPEAEEKQTKSKMNKISAFFKRRWRAVKRASTSHKKNNKMAPQLDNNISIFEPLTLRDPLEDLQSGLSIPDRDPDVPEKTLLEECDLLLKGLQNLNDPPAPSTFPGPALKKRYIGNPTWLRTVSNPGPCTLPLSELYEVEEEIGKGFFGRVCKGIRKSDGKQVAIKFTAKRETDRYITIPGVSKPLFVEVALNLQLNQPPLSPYIVHMLDWFEEPDQFILVMEYSQPSKELFKFFVKEKPSESQARSLMYQAVLGAKHCLDQGVLHRDIKLDNYVINTETNQVKLIDFGCGDIVKDDYNGQFIGFACPPEFFVDLKYDAESLTVWSLGIMMYGMVCKYPATTAEVHNLTFHSKVSAEFQDLIKRCLAYEPSERATMEEVLQHKWFQQEQKSRVPLESEEE